From a region of the Actinomycetota bacterium genome:
- a CDS encoding glutamine synthetase family protein — MVIKDKKYVLKKVKKEDVRFIKLWFTDILGFLKSVTITTNELEISLEEGTGFDGSSIHGFTRIDESDMIAMPDPQTFQILPWKTKDKLVARMFCDILEPDKSFHQGDPRYVLKKNLKYARDMGYTFFVGPELEYFYFKSSDSEPQGLDDGGYFDLTPPDVATDLRNETILSLQALQIEVESSHHEGAPSQHEIDLKFTEALTMADNTMTSRLVIKEVAVQNGVYATFMPKPVFGINGSGMHTHMSIYKDGKNIFFDSDDKYKLSIEAKRFIAGLLRHAPEITIVTNQWVNSYKRLTPGYEAPVYLSWALRNRSDLIRVPVYRYGQEQATRVEYRAPDPACNPYLSFSVMLAAGLKGIKKKYKPISPVERNVYEMTDEEREKEGIGSLPENLFEAIEFAEKSDLLREALGDHVFDKFIENKKIEWNNYRTQVTDYEVKRYLPIL; from the coding sequence ATGGTTATAAAAGATAAAAAATATGTTCTCAAGAAGGTAAAAAAGGAAGATGTAAGATTTATTAAATTATGGTTTACAGATATTCTTGGATTTCTAAAAAGTGTAACTATAACTACTAATGAATTGGAAATATCATTGGAAGAAGGCACCGGATTTGATGGGTCATCAATTCATGGGTTTACAAGAATTGATGAAAGCGATATGATCGCCATGCCTGACCCTCAAACTTTTCAGATTCTTCCATGGAAAACAAAAGATAAACTTGTTGCAAGGATGTTTTGTGATATTTTAGAACCTGATAAATCCTTTCATCAAGGTGATCCAAGATATGTTTTAAAGAAAAACCTAAAGTATGCAAGAGATATGGGTTATACATTCTTTGTTGGACCGGAGCTTGAATATTTTTATTTTAAAAGCTCTGATAGTGAACCTCAAGGTCTGGATGATGGAGGATATTTTGATTTAACACCCCCAGATGTTGCAACAGATCTACGCAATGAGACAATATTATCACTTCAAGCGTTACAAATTGAGGTAGAGTCGAGTCATCATGAAGGAGCTCCTAGCCAACATGAAATAGACCTTAAGTTTACTGAAGCTTTAACTATGGCAGATAATACTATGACCTCCAGATTAGTAATAAAGGAAGTAGCAGTTCAAAATGGTGTTTACGCAACTTTTATGCCTAAACCTGTATTTGGAATAAATGGAAGTGGTATGCACACTCATATGTCTATTTATAAAGATGGTAAGAATATTTTCTTTGATTCGGATGACAAATACAAGCTTTCAATTGAAGCTAAAAGATTTATAGCAGGACTCCTTAGACATGCTCCTGAAATAACAATAGTAACCAATCAATGGGTTAATTCATATAAGAGATTAACTCCAGGATACGAAGCTCCTGTTTATCTATCCTGGGCTCTGCGCAATAGATCTGATTTGATTAGAGTTCCTGTTTATAGGTATGGTCAGGAACAGGCAACTCGAGTAGAATATCGAGCACCTGACCCTGCTTGCAATCCATATTTATCCTTTTCAGTAATGTTAGCAGCAGGACTTAAGGGAATAAAGAAAAAGTATAAACCAATTTCACCAGTGGAAAGAAATGTTTATGAAATGACTGATGAAGAAAGGGAAAAAGAGGGGATAGGTTCTCTTCCAGAAAATCTTTTTGAAGCAATTGAATTTGCTGAAAAAAGTGACCTTCTTAGAGAAGCTTTAGGAGACCATGTCTTTGATAAATTTATTGAGAACAAAAAAATTGAATGGAATAATTATAGAACCCAGGTGACAGATTATGAGGTAAAGCGATACCTGCCCATACTTTGA